The Aquila chrysaetos chrysaetos chromosome 16, bAquChr1.4, whole genome shotgun sequence genome has a segment encoding these proteins:
- the LOC115351468 gene encoding LOW QUALITY PROTEIN: myotubularin-related protein 9-like (The sequence of the model RefSeq protein was modified relative to this genomic sequence to represent the inferred CDS: deleted 1 base in 1 codon) has translation MEFAELIKTATVESVLLSCAGLPAVKGTLCITSHHLLLSSCPGGDSQPGTVELWLLIRNVDAVEKRLAGSSGTITLRCKDLKVLQLEIPGMEECLNIASSIEALSSVDSVMMMYPFFYRPQSLKLEEGWNLFPLEQYFQQIASQTSQWRLSNVNRDFTTCPTYPPAVIVPAAVDDDALRKAARFRQGGRFPVLSYYHPKNGTVMLRSSQPLTGPNRKRCREDEMLLGTVLDEGERGFIIDTRSAQAAKQARMRGGGTEPKSSYPRWRRLHRPLERGRPLQESFIKLVEACNDTSINMDRWLSRLESCRWLSHVKAALSTACLAAQCMDREEASVLVHGAEGTDTTLLVTALAQVILDPSCRTLVGFQGLLEREWIEAGHPFHLRCARSAYSHARLKQEAPLFLLFLDCVWQLSRQFPFSLEFGEHLLLTLFDNAYASDYGTFLCNNEKERCLCKVKESTHSLWAWLNQPGEKKKYLNPLYSHNALVIWPSVEPQSIQLWQGLFFRWIRSSQYLDEAWAEIERLVEGNKPPVKESAGNRLSRSLSDPAARTENER, from the exons ATGGAGTTCGCCGAGCTGATCAAGACGGCGACAGTGGAGAGCGTGCTGCTGTCGTGCGCGGGGCTACCGGCGGTGAAGGGCACCCTGTGCATCACCAGCCACcacctgctcctctcctcctgccccgggGGGGACAGCCAGCCCGGTACCGTGGAGCTCTGGCTGCTCATCCGCAACGTGGACGCCGTGGAGAAGAG gcTCGCCGGCTCCTCCGGCACCATCACGCTCCGGTGCAAAGACCTGAaggtgctgcagctggagatcCCGGGCATGGAGGAGTGTCTCAACATCGCCAGCTCCATCGAG GCCCTCTCCTCGGTGGACTCCGTGATGATGATGTACCCGTTCTTCTACAGACCCCAGAGCCTGAAGCTTGAGGAAGGATGGAACCTTTTCCCCCTCGAGCAGTACTTCCAACAGATCGCCTCGCAG ACGAGCCAGTGGCGGCTGAGCAACGTGAACCGGGATTTCACCACCTGCCCCACGTACCCTCCCGCCGTCATCGTGCCGGCGGCGGTGGACGATGATGCCTTGCGGAAGGCTGCCCGTTTTCGGCAGGGCGGGCGATTCCCCGTCCTCAGCTATTACCACCCCAAGAATGGCACC GTGATGCTCCGCAGCAGCCAGCCGCTGACGGGCCCCAATCGAAAGCGCTGCCGCGAGGACGAGATGCTGCTGGGGACGGTCCTGGATGAAGGGGAACGGGGCTTTATCATCGACACGCGGTCGGCCCAGGCGGCGAAGCAGGCTCGGAtg cggggggggggcacggaaCCCAAGTCCTCCTACCCGCGGTGGAGGAGGCTGCACCGGCCCCTGGAGAG ggGCCGCCCGCTGCAGGAGAGCTTTATTAAGCTGGTGGAAGCCTGCAACGACACTTCCATCAACATGGACCGGTGGCTGAGCCGGCTGGAGAGCTGCCGCTGGCTGAGCCACGTCAAGGCAGCCCTGAGCACAGCCTGCCTGGCCGCACAGTGCATGGACAG GGAGGAGGCCAGTGTGCTGGTGCACGGGGCGGAGGGAACGGACACCACGCTGCTGGTGACGGCGCTGGCCCAGGTGATCCTGGACCCGTCCTGCCGCACGCTGGTGGGCTTCCAGGGGCTGCTGGAGCGGGAGTGGATCGAG GCTGGCCATCCCTTCCACCTCCGCTGCGCCCGCTCTGCCTACTCCCATGCCCGGCTGAAGCAGGAGGCACcgctttttctcctctttcttgaCTGCGTGTGGCAGCTGAGCCGCCAGTTCCCCTTCTCCCTGGAGTTTGgggagcacctcctcctcaccctcttCGACAACGCCTATGCTTCTGACTACGGCACCTTCCTCTGCAACAACGAGAAAGAGAG GTGCCTGTGTAAAGTGAAGGAGAGCACGCACTCCCTCTGGGCTTGGCTGAACCAGCCTGGGGAGAAGAAGAAGTACCTGAACCCTCTCTACTCGCACAACGCCCTGGTCATCTGGCCCTCCGTCGAGCCCCAGAGCATCCAGCTCTGGCAGG GTTTATTCTTCCGATGGATCCGTTCATCCCAGTACCTGGACGAGGCCTGGGCAGAGATCGAGCGGTTAGTAGAGGGCAACAAACCCCCTGTCAAGGAGAGTGCAGGGAACAGGCTGAGCCGGTCCCTCTCCGACCCCGCTGCCCGGACAGAGAACGAAAGATGA
- the EIF3I gene encoding eukaryotic translation initiation factor 3 subunit I, giving the protein MKPILLQGHERSITQIKYNREGDLLFTVAKDPIVNVWYSVNGERLGTYNGHTGAVWCVDADWDTRHVLTGSADNSCRLWDCETGKQLALVKTSSAVRTCGFDFGGNIIMFSTDKQMGYQCFVSFFDLRDPSQIENNEPYMKIPCSDSKITSAVWGPLGEFIIAGHESGELNQFSAKSGEQLSNIKEHTKQINDIQTSRDMTMFITASKDNTAKLFDCTTLEHLKTFRTERPVNSAALSPIFDHVVLGGGQEAMDVTTTSTRIGKFEARFFHLAFEEEFGRVKGHFGPINSVAFHPDGKSYSSGGEDGYVRIHYFDPQYFEFEFEA; this is encoded by the exons ATG AAGCCGATCCTGCTGCAGGGCCATGAGCGCTCCATCACGCAGATCAAGTACAACCGGGAGGGAGACCTGCTTTTCACCGTGGCCAAGGATCCC atTGTCAACGTTTGGTATTCAGTGAATGGAGAGAGGCTCGGCACCTACAACGGGCACACCGGAGCCGTCTGGTGCGTGGATGCAGACT GGGACACACGACATGTGCTCACTGGCTCTGCAGATAACAGCTGTCGGCTCTGGGACTGTGAAACAG GAAAGCAGCTCGCCCTGGTGAAGACCAGCTCAGCAGTGAGGACATGTGGCTTCGACTTTGGAGGAAACATCATCATGTTTTCCACGGACAAGCAGATGGGATATCAGTGTTTTGTGAGCTTCTTTGACCTCCGGGACCCCAGCCAGATCG aGAACAACGAGCCTTACATGAAAATCCCCTGCAGTGACTCTAAAATCACTAGTGCTGTGTGGGGCCCTCTGGGAGAGTTCATCATTGCAGGACATGAGAGCGGAGAGCTGAACCAGTTCAGTGCCAAG TCAGGGGAGCAGCTCTCAAACATCAAGGAGCACACCAAGCAAATCAACGATATTCAGACCTCCAGGGACATGACCATGTTCATCACTGCCTCCAAGGACAACACAGCCAAG CTATTTGATTGCACGACACTCGAGCATTTGAAGACGTTCCGGACGGAGCGACCGGTGAACTCTGCTGCACTCTCCCCCATTTTTGATCAC GTCGTGCTTGGTGGTGGGCAAGAGGCCATGGATGTGACCACGACCTCCACCAGGATTGGCAAATTTGAGGCGAG gtTCTTCCATTTGGCTTTTGAAGAAGAGTTTGGCAGAGTGAAGGGTCACTTTGGTCCGATAAATAGCGTTGCTTTTCACCCCGACGGGAAGAG TTACAGCAGCGGGGGTGAGGATGGCTATGTTCGCATCCATTACTTTGATCCCCAGTACTTTGAGTTTGAATTTGAAGCTTAA